The following coding sequences are from one Triticum dicoccoides isolate Atlit2015 ecotype Zavitan chromosome 4A, WEW_v2.0, whole genome shotgun sequence window:
- the LOC119286758 gene encoding zinc finger BED domain-containing protein RICESLEEPER 2-like has protein sequence MADETGNDSQMFEGNVIVDPGNEAVQGGELVEVDELAQGDELAQGEDLTQGDELLQGNEMAITEVATPPTTRRRRKKSLVWEHFTIEDAAGGATRACCKLCKQTFAYSSGSKIAGTSHLKRHITLGSCPKIKGQGHKLAITIGTDNDGDGTVERRSKRRYRYTGYANASFDQDRSYSYLAKMIILHDYPLHIVQQPAFTAFIDSLQPRFRVVDVDAMEVEVYAVYQKEKENLLQAFSAMPGRISLTIGLWTTSQTLGYVSVSGQFIDSEWKLHRRMLSFMMVSSPHSDNALSEAISSSLTDWGMKEKLFTITLDNDSLSHDIYSANLRDQLSSKNNLMLKGQLFVVRCYAHILDAAAQDVIALIHGVIYSIRESIKFIKASPSREEKFAEIALQLEIPSTKTLCLDVTTQWNTTYLMLLAALDYRQAFITLETVDENYNEAPSAEDWKKIEAACNYLRLLYDSAHSIMSAGNPTSNIFFHEAWKLQLELGNGSAHEDPIFSSIAKDMYERFDKYWKDCNLVLAVAVVMDPRFKMKLVEFSYSKIYGVEAAKYVKVVNDSVHDLFKDYVAQPLPLTPAYAEQGKTDNATANGNNTQATQPSTGDGLQDFDIYLSEIATTQPSKSELEQYLDESLTPRIQEFDILNWWKLNMQKYPTLSKMARDILAIPVSMVTGGTSIFSAGTGCHVLDDYRSSLRPEIVEALVCAKDWLPNSTAAPEAVPGSGLLKMD, from the coding sequence ATGGCTGATGAAACTGGCAATGACAGTCAGATGTTCGAAGGTAATGTGATTGTTGACCCTGGTAATGAGGCAGTCCAAGGTGGCGAGTTGGTCGAAGTTGATGAACTAGCTCAAGGTGATGAGTTGGCTCAAGGCGAGGACTTAACACAGGGTGACGAATTGCTCCAAGGGAATGAGATGGCCATCACTGAGGTGGCCACTCCTCCAACCACGAGGCGCCGGAGAAAGAAGTCCCTGGTGTGGGAGCACTTCACTATTGAAGATGCTGCTGGAGGGGCCACTCGGGCTTGCTGCAAACTTTGCAAGCAAACCTTTGCGTACAGCTCTGGTTCAAAAATTGCTGGGACTAGCCATCTCAAGAGGCACATCACCTTGGGTTCCTGTCCTAAGATAAAAGGCCAAGGGCATAAGCTAGCAATTACAATTGGGACTGACAATGATGGTGATGGTACTGTGGAGAGGCGGTCTAAGAGGCGTTACAGATATACTGGTTATGCGAATGCGTCTTTTGATCAAGACCGCAGTTATTCATACTTGGCAAAGATGATCATTTTGCATGACTATCCGCTCCACATTGTTCAACAACCAGCCTTCACTGCTTTTATTGATAGTCTGCAGCCTCGTTTCAGGGTTGTTGATGTTGATGCAATGGAGGTGGAGGTTTATGCTGTTTATCAGAAAGAAAAAGAGAACCTTTTGCAAGCATTCAGCGCTATGCCTGGAAGGATCAGCCTCACCATTGGATTGTGGACAACTAGTCAAACTCTTGGCTATGTTTCAGTTTCTGGGCAGTTCATTGACTCTGAATGGAAATTACATCGAAGAATGCTTAGCTTCATGATGGTGTCTTCGCCTCATTCGGACAATGCACTTAGTGAAGCTATTAGCTCAAGCCTTACTGACTGGGGTATGAAGGAGAAGCTATTTACCATCACGTTGGATAATGATTCCTTATCTCATGACATCTACAGTGCAAATCTGAGAGATCAGCTCTCCAGTAAGAATAACCTCATGCTTAAGGGTCAGCTATTTGTTGTGAGGTGCTATGCCCATATCCTGGATGCGGCTGCACAAGATGTCATTGCTTTAATCCACGGTGTCATCTACAGCATCCGTGAAAGCATAAAGTTCATAAAAGCTTCTCCTAGTCGTGAGGAAAAGTTTGCTGAGATTGCTCTGCAGCTGGAGATCCCCAGTACGAAGACCCTTTGTCTGGATGTTACAACCCAGTGGAACACAACCTATCTGATGCTCTTGGCTGCCTTGGATTATAGGCAGGCTTTCATTACACTAGAAACAGTTGATGAAAACTACAATGAAGCACCTTCAGCTGAGGACTGGAAAAAAATTGAGGCTGCCTGCAATTACTTGAGGCTGCTCTATGACTCGGCTCATAGCATCATGTCAGCAGGAAACCCAACCTCAAACATTTTCTTCCATGAAGCTTGGAAATTGCAGCTAGAGCTGGGAAATGGTTCAGCACACGAAGATCCAATTTTCAGTAGCATCGCCAAAGACATGTATGAGAGGTTTGACAAATACTGGAAAGATTGCAACCTTGTGTTAGCTGTTGCTGTTGTGATGGATCCACGTTTTAAGATGAAGCTTGTTGAGTTCAGTTACTCAAAGATTTACGGCGTTGAGGCTGCAAAGTATGTTAAGGTGGTAAATGATTCGGTGCATGACCTTTTTAAGGATTATGTGGCACAGCCGCTCCCCTTAACACCGGCCTATGCTGAACAAGGGAAAACTGATAATGCTACTGCCAATGGGAACAACACCCAAGCAACTCAACCTTCAACTGGTGATGGCCTTCAAGACTTTGATATATATCTTTCTGAGATTGCTACAACCCAGCCCTCAAAATCTGAGCTAGAGCAGTACCTGGACGAGTCTCTTACTCCTCGCATCCAAGAGTTCGACATTCTCAATTGGTGGAAGCTCAACATGCAGAAGTATCCGACGCTCTCAAAGATGGCGCGGGATATCTTGGCCATCCCAGTGTCCATGGTGACCGGCGGCACCTCTATATTTTCTGCAGGAACAGGGTGCCATGTGCTCGACGACTACAGAAGCTCGCTCCGTCCGGAAATCGTGGAGGCGCTCGTCTGTGCAAAGGACTGGCTTCCGAATTCGACCGCCGCACCGGAGGCCGTGCCGGGCTCTGGGCTTCTCAAGATGGACTAG
- the LOC119286760 gene encoding uncharacterized protein LOC119286760, translated as MVLLPEAASSLLLLFLLFATAAAAAAPMELYFSQAELARIAGYGEEPVSTVLVSGQVACQLCLRPGSDLLTFDLPGSKVAVTCTTEGPNTMANSAFATTNEYGNFSIELPSRLHATPSLETACSVKVLELPPDSACRVGGGRGSSHGLRLSSSDGGVRTYTTGVIRLQHGGTPSGKCVQEEDTSDRR; from the exons TCCTGCTGTTCGCCACGGCGGCGGCCGCGGCAGCGCCCATGGAGCTCTACTTCTCGCAGGCGGAGCTGGCGCGCATTGCCGGGTACGGCGAGGAGCCGGTCTCGACGGTGCTGGTGTCCGGGCAGGTCGCGTGCCAGCTCTGCCTCCGGCCGGGCTCTGACCTGCTCACCTTCGACCTGCCAG GTAGTAAGGTGGCAGTAACCTGCACAACCGAAGGTCCCAACACGATGGCTAACTCTGCGTTTGCAACAACAAATGAGTACGGCAATTTCTCCATAGAGCTCCCGTCCCGGCTCCACGCTACACCGAGCCTAGAGACTGCATGCTCAGTCAAGGTGCTGGAGCTTCCGCCGGACTCCGCGTGCCGCGTCGGGGGCGGTCGCGGCTCCTCTCACGGCCTCCGGCTATCTTCATCGGACGGCGGCGTCCGCACCTACACAACAGGGGTGATACGGCTGCAGCACGGCGGCACACCGTCCGGCAAGTGCGTGCAGGAAGAAGACACGAGTGATAGGAGATGA